The following proteins are co-located in the Euwallacea fornicatus isolate EFF26 chromosome 16, ASM4011564v1, whole genome shotgun sequence genome:
- the LOC136344060 gene encoding E3 ubiquitin-protein ligase MARCHF8 encodes MPGQFIKVKETRAVVSREAFSDSIKKQDLSKCDTDSNYSNSMGDICRICHCEADTENPLLSPCYCSGSLKYVHQNCLRQWLAASDTRSCELCKFNFILHTKIKPLSEWRILEMSSVERQRLLCAILFHFVAAVCVVWSLFVLIDRAAEEVQRGLIAWPFWTKLVVVAVGFTGGAVFMYIQCRQYLHLFSRWKAHNRVILVQNAPEKVLPIPPSPNLISTKESGQNLLSQVVTHAEYSVPPCDTNSTSQNEVQVCYMFEKEKLTKSLDSCASSIQKADVHVEDLCESPQQDSVISEEYLKVRDNLIALDIECPSNSRKFYTCKTEAIGSNTCKSLPNLLSSSHENLLV; translated from the exons ATGCCTGGGCAATTTATAAAAGTCAAAGAAACTCGGGCAGTCGTTTCAAGGGAAGCCTTCTCAGACTCTATCAAAAAACAAGACCTTTCAAAATGTGACACAGACTCCAATTACTCCAATTCCATGGGAGATATCTGCAGAATATGCCACTGTGAGGCAGACACTGAAAATCCATTGTTATCTCCTTGTTATTGTTCAGGGAGTTTAAAGTATGTACATCAGAATTGTTTAAGACAATGGTTGGCTGCTTCAGACACCAGGTCTTGTGAACtgtgcaaatttaattttattctacATACAAAGATTAAACCATTGTCAGAA tGGCGAATTTTAGAGATGAGTAGTGTAGAGCGCCAAAGACTGTTATGTGCCATATTGTTCCACTTTGTAGCAGCCGTTTGTGTCGTTTGGTCCCTCTTTGTGCTCATTGATAGGGCCGCAGAGGAAGTGCAAAGAGGTTTAATTG CCTGGCCCTTCTGGACAAAGCTTGTAGTAGTCGCTGTAGGATTCACCGGAGGTGCTGTATTTATGTATATTCAATGTAGGCAATACTTACATCTGTTTTCAAGATGGAAAGCCCATAACAG AGTAATTTTAGTACAAAACGCACCGGAGAAAGTACTTCCGATACCCCCGTCGCCAAATCTCATCAGCACAAAAGAGAGTGGTCAAAACTTACTGAGTCAAGTTGTAACGCACGCAGAGTACAGCGTTCCTCCTTGTGATACAAACTCGACCTCTCAAAACGAAGTACAAGTTTGTTATATGTTCGAGAAGGAAAAGCTGACGAAAAGCTTAGATAGTTGCGCTTCCTCTATTCAGAAAGCAGACGTGCACGTCGAGGACTTGTGCGAGAGTCCCCAGCAGGACTCCGTCATATCAGAGGAGTACTTAAAAGTCAGAGATAACTTAATTGCTCTAGATATTGAGTGTCCTTCGAATAGTAGGAAGTTTTACACGTGCAAGACTGAGGCTATAGGCAGTAACACTTGTAAGTCTCTGCCGAACTTGCTGAGTTCAAGCCACGAGAATCTGCTAGTTTGA